ATTTCCAGTTCCGCCCCCACCTGAAGGCGAAGCGGGGAGCCAACGGCGAGGGTGACCACCGCAACGGTGCGAGGGGCGAAGACCTCATCCTCGAGGTCCCGGTGGGGACCGTGGTGCGCGACGCGGAGGGGGAAATTATCGCCGACCTCACTGTGCCCGGCTCACGCTTCGTCGCGGCGCAGGGTGGCTTCGGCGGGCTGGGCAACGCGGCCCTGGCCACCGCGAAACGCAAGGCCCCGGGGTTTGCGCTCAAGGGGGAGCCGGGGGAGGCGCACGAGCTGATCCTCGAGCTCAAATCCATGGCGGACGTTGGACTCGTTGGGTTCCCCTCGGCCGGCAAGTCCTCGCTCATCTCAGTGCTTTCAGCTGCGAAGCCCAAGATTGCCGATTACCCCTTCACCACCCTTCAACCCAATCTCGGTGTGGTCAATGTTGGGCACGACACGTTCACCGTCGCGGATGTGCCCGGTCTGATCCCGGGCGCGAGCCAGGGCAGAGGTTTGGGCCACGACTTCCTCCGTCACATCGAGCGGACGGCGGTTCTCGCGCATGTGGTGGACGTAGCGACGTCAGAACCGGGCCGCGACCCAGTTTCTGACATTGAGGCGATGGAAAAGGAGCTCAACGCCTACGCCGCGGAACTCGATCACGATTCTGGGCTTGGGGATTTGCGGCAGCGTCCCCGCATGATAGTGCTAAACAAGCTCGATGTGCCGGAAGCCCGCGAGTTGGCGGACTTCGTAGAAGATGAGCTGCGGGAGCGTTTCGGGTGGCCTATGTACAAGATCTCCGCGGTCACTCGCGAAGGTCTGGACGAGCTGACGTGGGCACTCTTCCGCGTCGTGCAGGACGCGCGACGTGCCCGGTCGACGCAAAAGGCTGTGGGAGCTCCGGGTGAGATCATCAGGCCCCGTCCCGTTGACGCGCCTCACGAGGGCGTCGTTGTCTCGCGCGACCCGGAATACCCGGAGGGGTGGATCGTCACCGGAGACAAGGCGGAGCGTTGGATTCAGCAGACCGACTTTGAAAACGACGAGGCGGTGGGCTACCTGTCTGACCGCCTGAACAAGGTGGGAGTGGAAGACCAGTTGCGCAAACTGGGCGCGCAGGAAGGCGACACCGTCACGATCGGGGAGATTTCCTTCGAATGGGAGCCCACGCTTGCTGGCGACCCGACCATGGCTGGCCGCGGCCGCGACGCGCGGTTGAACGGTACAGACCGCGCCTCCGCCGCCGAGCGCAAGCGTGCCTCACAGGCTCGTCGCGGTCTTATCGACGAGTTCGACTACGGTACCGACGAAGCTGCGGAGCGGGAGCGCTGGCAGGGCTGACATGGCATCTTCCTTAACGCAGGACGAGCTGCGGGCACACATTGCCGGGGCGCGCAAGATCGTGGTGAAGATCGGCACGTCATCGCTT
The nucleotide sequence above comes from Corynebacterium capitovis DSM 44611. Encoded proteins:
- the obgE gene encoding GTPase ObgE; translated protein: MQFVDRALLHLQAGDGGHGCVSVHREKFKPLGGPDGGNGGHGGDIVFVVSPQVHTLLDFQFRPHLKAKRGANGEGDHRNGARGEDLILEVPVGTVVRDAEGEIIADLTVPGSRFVAAQGGFGGLGNAALATAKRKAPGFALKGEPGEAHELILELKSMADVGLVGFPSAGKSSLISVLSAAKPKIADYPFTTLQPNLGVVNVGHDTFTVADVPGLIPGASQGRGLGHDFLRHIERTAVLAHVVDVATSEPGRDPVSDIEAMEKELNAYAAELDHDSGLGDLRQRPRMIVLNKLDVPEARELADFVEDELRERFGWPMYKISAVTREGLDELTWALFRVVQDARRARSTQKAVGAPGEIIRPRPVDAPHEGVVVSRDPEYPEGWIVTGDKAERWIQQTDFENDEAVGYLSDRLNKVGVEDQLRKLGAQEGDTVTIGEISFEWEPTLAGDPTMAGRGRDARLNGTDRASAAERKRASQARRGLIDEFDYGTDEAAERERWQG